A genomic segment from Triticum dicoccoides isolate Atlit2015 ecotype Zavitan chromosome 1A, WEW_v2.0, whole genome shotgun sequence encodes:
- the LOC119275220 gene encoding expansin-B2-like, protein MARVSANAVALVALVSVLLTYGCCAQSALNYTGSLAKSSKASWSWLPAKATWYGAPTGAGPDDNGGACGYKHTNQYPFMSMTSCGNEPLFKDGMGCGACYQIRCVNNKACSGKPETVMITDMNYYPVAKYHFDLSGTAFGAMAKPGQNDKLRHAGIIDIQFQRVPCNHPGLNVNFHVERGSNPNYLAVLVEFANREGTVVQMDLMESRNGRPTGYWTAMRHSWGAIWRMDSRRRLQGPFSLRIRSESGKTLVAKQVIPANWKPDTNYRSNVQFR, encoded by the exons ATGGCTCGGGTCTCTGCCAATGCAGTTGCACTTGTTGCACTCGTCTCCGTTCTTCTCACGTATGGCTGCTGCGCCCAGTCGGCGCTCAACTACACCGGCTCCTTGGCCAAATCCTCCAAGGCTAGCTGGTCATGGCTCCCTGCCAAGGCCACATGGTACGGCGCGCCTACCGGCGCCGGTCCCGATGACAACG GTGGTGCTTGCGGCTACAAGCACACTAACCAGTACCCGTTCATGTCCATGACTTCCTGCGGCAACGAGCCCCTGTTCAAGGACGGCATGGGCTGCGGCGCCTGCTACCAG ATACGATGCGTCAATAACAAGGCCTGCTCCGGCAAGCCGGAAACGGTCATGATCACCGACATGAACTACTACCCTGTGGCCAAGTACCATTTCGACCTCAGCGGCACGGCGTTCGGCGCCATGGCGAAGCCCGGCCAGAACGACAAGCTCCGCCACGCCGGCATTATCGACATCCAGTTCCAAAG GGTGCCATGCAATCATCCGGGCTTGAACGTGAACTTCCACGTCGAGCGGGGCTCCAACCCCAACTACCTGGCCGTGCTGGTGGAGTTCGCGAATCGGGAGGGCACCGTGGTGCAGATGGACCTCATGGAGTCAAGGAACGGCCGCCCGACGGGGTACTGGACGGCGATGCGCCACTCGTGGGGCGCCATCTGGCGGATGGACTCCAGGCGCCGGCTGCAGGGCCCCTTCTCTCTCCGCATCCGCAGCGAATCCGGCAAGACGCTGGTGGCCAAACAAGTCATCCCGGCCAACTGGAAGCCCGACACGAACTACCGTTCCAACGTCCAGTTCCGTTGA